One window of the Rhipicephalus sanguineus isolate Rsan-2018 chromosome 2, BIME_Rsan_1.4, whole genome shotgun sequence genome contains the following:
- the LOC119383272 gene encoding ubinuclein-2 has product MAEPRRIKLETAAAHQAPAKQKRAEVCPTRRFQLSLVSSGQEADSCPEYSYSDLLKSSRPPDADKDDPFGENDDDNVREIARKFEEKYGSKHGKKRRKGRVAWEDYVDRGMGYDETDPFIDNGEAYDELVPSTLTTKHGGFYINTGELEFRTPSGSDSEDFQGEARPRQVKRGPREGGARRGPRPRGRPKLIRDPLATANSGIAEAIESVVRGGGATVVEEEVASSSSSSGGASTGDDPVGPILSSEVPCPRLPDNLPVELENEVRRLKRAAALRSTEGKCKFFRGHVNQLLLSVELRARELGPGQRQLVYAHLANFLPCTKETLLKRAKKLRLDQEDGRLGEPLRRLKEALDAGEGLGDGRLREALCEVVRIKLRCYELSKIRTQSAEEYLRRFLDTEVCPLWPANSPVTAKTLFRESRQIHGHLTLNPRKASHLPGTALRKMSSHIDTGRESPGTPSMPLTISSSPSASAAPTSSVSTPTPVSTPLSVTPAPPPPSSTPSPAPAPPVVSSPAPTATSVPTSVILQSPGRPPSADARPPRSSPPKPFLASQMLDRIITASLGNFPSSGNEVSVPTTSSRHLESSSVKLEPGSCPPKAQTPQLPRTVASSTSLRLTPSYGFMEAFKRTLEQGEPPSNAGGPPYYKPDLLEGMKGFPYPVGYLPRTSAAALPPERPRPHLSVAQQPQPQHWRQRPSYPSPSASYPPPSRPYPFPSQSHHGSKGASQGQGHVS; this is encoded by the exons ATGGCTGAACCGAGGCGCATCAAGCTCGAGACAGCAGCGGCCCACCAAGCACCAGCCAAGCAAAAACGCGCCGAGGTGTGCCCAACAAGGCGGTTTCAGCTCTCGCTAGTGTCGAGTGGCCAGGAAGCGGACTCGTGCCCCGAGTACTCCTACAGTGACCTGTTGAAATCCTCACGG CCTCCGGATGCTGACAAGGATGACCCGTTTGGAGAAAACGACGATGACAATGTGCGGGAAATTGCGCGGAAGTTTGAGGAGAAATAT ggATCAAAACACGGGAAGAAGAGGCGCAAGGGCAGGGTCGCCTGGGAGGACTACGTTGACCGAGGAATGGGCTACGACGAGACGGACCCTTTTATTGATAACGGAGAAGCG TACGACGAGCTGGTGCCCTCAACGTTGACGACAAAACACGGCGGTTTCTACATCAACACGGGAGAGCTGGAGTTCCGGACACCGTCCGGCTCGGACTCCGAAGACTTCCAAGGAGAGGCTCGGCCGCGACAGGTCAAGAGGGGCCCCCGCGAGGGAGGCGCTCGGCGAGGGCCCAGGCCTCGCGGGCGGCCAAAGCTCATTCGCGACCCTCTCGCCACTGCAAACAGCGGCATCGCCGAGGCCATCGAATCCGTGGTCCGCGGGGGCGGCGCCACCGTGGTGGAAGAAGAGGTCGcgagtagcagcagcagcagtggggGTGCCAGCACCGGGGACGACCCCGTCGGCCCTATCTTGTCCTCCGAAGTGCCGTGTCCACGCCTTCCCGACAACCTCCCCGTCGAACTGGAAAACGAGGTGCGGCGTCTCAAACGTGCCGCGGCGTTGCGCTCGACTGAGGGCAAGTGCAAGTTCTTCCGGGGCCACGTGAACCAGCTGCTGCTAAGCGTGGAACTGAGGGCGCGCGAGCTGGGGCCCGGACAGCGGCAGCTGGTGTATGCGCACCTTGCCAACTTTCTGCCCTGCACCAAGGAGACGCTGCTCAAGCGGGCCAAGAAGCTACGCCTCGACCAAGAAGACGGGAGGCTTGGCGAGCCGCTGAGGAGACTGAAAGAGGCCCTGGACGCCGGGGAGGGCCTCGGCGACGGCCGCCTCCGCGAGGCCTTGTGTGAGGTTGTGCGAATAAAACTGCGCTGCTACGAGCTCTCCAAGATACGCACCCAGTCGGCAGAAGAGTACCTGCGTCGTTTTCTGGACACGGAAGTGTGCCCGCTGTGGCCCGCGAACAGTCCCGTGACTGCCAAGACCCTCTTCCGTGAGAGCCGGCAGATCCACGGCCATCTCAC GTTAAACCCTCGCAAGGCGTCACACCTCCCTGGAACAGCACTCCGCAAGATGTCTAGCCACATTGACACTGGTAGAGAGAGCCCTGGTACACCGTCCATGCCATTGACCATTTCCTCATCACCATCGGCATCAGCCGCTCCCACATCCTCTGTATCAACGCCCACACCTGTCTCTACACCGCTCTCTGTCACGCCTGCCCCACCACCTCCATCCTCCACACCGTCACCTGCACCAGCACCACCTGTAGTGTCATCGCCAGCTCCCACAGCTACCTCTGTTCCCACTTCAGTCATCCTGCAGTCACCTGGAAGGCCTCCGTCGGCCGATGCGCGGCCGCCTCGCAGCAGTCCCCCAAAGCCCTTCCTCGCTTCGCAGATGCTTGACCGCATAATTACCGCTAGCCTGGGCAACTTCCCCAGTTCGGGAAATGAGGTGAGCGTCCCAACAACCAGCTCTCGCCACCTGGAGAGCAGCAGTGTTAAGCTGGAACCAGGAAGCTGCCCGCCCAAGGCCCAGACACCACAGCTTCCCCGAACAGTAGCGTCCAGCACATCGCTGCGGCTGACTCCTTCGTACGGTTTCATGGAGGCCTTCAAGCGCACTTTGGAGCAAGGAGAGCCACCCAGCAATGCAGGGGGGCCCCCTTACTACAAGCCAGACCTCCTGGAAGGCATGAAGGGCTTCCCTTACCCCGTGGGCTATCTGCCCAGAACATCGGCAGCAGCCTTGCCCCCGGAGCGGCCACGACCACACCTCAGTGTCGCCCAGCAGCCACAGCCGCAGCACTGGCGCCAACGGCCGTCCTACCCATCTCCGTCGGCCAGCTATCCGCCACCATCGCGACCTTACCCTTTTCCGTCCCAAAGCCACCACGGGTCAAAAGGTGCCAGTCAGGGCCAAGGTCACGTCTCGTGA
- the LOC119383278 gene encoding inhibitor of growth protein 1 translates to TALDHSDGSAPVRVCFQSWFPEAFNITSKEGSSWDVALNQAAVEALYSAAYIEDYLDCVENLPDDVQRNLSQLRELDVKYQEVLAELEQQKGLLGRRDLDVGRKKVMLQIQHSLIKSQELGDDKLQLLQQIQDLIENKVRQLDQDYRNLDHEPETREAKRSRRQRGHDDEQTPAPHPTCGRRQPKKKRRRGASNSGGHQQGHQQAHQQGHQQRGGGGVPSPAEPPIDPDEPTYCLCEQVSFGEMICCDNEECSIEWFHFSCVMLTTKPKGRWYCPRCRGDRSNQMKPKGS, encoded by the exons ACCGCGCTCGATCATAGCGACGGCTCGGCGCCAGTGCGTGTGTGTTTTCAGAGCTGGTTCCCCGAAGCATTCAACATTACGTCCAAGGAAGGCAGCTCGTGGGATGTAGCACTGAATCAGGCCGCTGTAGAGGCCTTGTATTCAGCTGCTTACATCGAAGACTACCTCGACTGCGTGGAAAATCTACCCGATGATGTACAGAGAAACCTCAGCCAGCTCAGGGAGCTGGACGTCAAGTACCAAG AAGTGCTGGCGGAGCTGGAGCAGCAGAAAGGCTTGCTGGGCAGGCGCGACCTGGATGTGGGGCGCAAAAAGGTGATGCTACAGATCCAGCACTCGCTCATCAAGTCCCAGGAGCTCGGTGATGACAAGCTGCAGTTGCTGCAGCAGATCCAGGACCTGATCGAGAACAAGGTGCGCCAGCTCGACCAGGACTATCGCAACCTTGACCATGAACCCGAGACGCGAGAGGCCAAGCGGTCACGCCGCCAGCGAGGTCACGACGACGAGCAGACGCCTGCGCCGCACCCCACGTGTGGCCGGCGGCAGCCAAAGAAGAAGCGGCGGCGAGGAGCCTCGAACTCGGGTGGCCACCAGCAagggcatcaacaagcacaccaGCAGGGTCACCAACAgaggggcggcggcggcgtgccGTCGCCTGCCGAGCCGCCTATCGATCCCGACGAGCCCACATACTGCCTCTGCGAGCAGGTCTCCTTCGGAGAAATGATCTGCTGTGACAATGAGGAGTGCAGTATTGAATGGTTCCACTTCTCATGTGTCATGCTCACCACAAAGCCCAAGGGCCGGTGGTACTGCCCCCGGTGTCGGGGCGACCGCAGCAACCAGATGAAGCCCAAGGGAAGCTAG